In Geminocystis sp. NIES-3709, a single genomic region encodes these proteins:
- a CDS encoding VWA domain-containing protein — MLNNLKSALQSKKILMVGTIVLLSLTSGTIAISSNFQTTTSINQNEVKLKSEKTEISNNNLNSNKPRIQIAILLDSSNSMDGLIEQTRTQIWSVINAVSKVTKNGQNPIFEVSLYHYGNDTLPSSEGFNRMLNELTTDLDKVSENLFSIQTNGGQEYAGWVIDSAMNQLKWSDNTQDFRVIFVAGNEPFDQGTLNWQKAMESASKKDVIVNTIYCGDSESSESNLWANAANVGKGSYFNLNQNEKVVTIPTPYDAEIAELNRQLNETYIYYGNEGAISYERQTQQDSNAFGSSESTGINRSIAKVTGNYRNSDWDLVDAIKDKVVDLNTLDKSTLPENLRSLSVSEIKQIVDEMMTKREQIKAKIAELSQKRTEYIAKNTPQDESNKTLDSLMISTLYKQLEAKGFEVK; from the coding sequence ACAACGACAAGTATAAATCAGAATGAAGTTAAATTAAAATCAGAAAAAACAGAGATTAGTAATAATAATCTTAATAGTAATAAACCAAGAATACAAATAGCAATCTTGCTTGATTCTAGCAATAGTATGGATGGTTTAATCGAACAAACTCGTACTCAAATTTGGTCTGTGATTAATGCTGTTTCCAAAGTTACAAAAAATGGTCAAAATCCTATTTTTGAAGTATCTCTTTATCACTATGGTAATGATACATTACCCTCCTCAGAAGGTTTTAACCGAATGTTAAATGAACTTACTACAGATTTAGATAAAGTTTCGGAAAATTTATTCAGTATTCAAACGAATGGAGGACAAGAATATGCTGGTTGGGTTATTGATTCGGCAATGAATCAATTAAAATGGAGTGATAATACTCAAGATTTTCGGGTAATTTTTGTAGCTGGAAATGAACCTTTTGATCAAGGTACTTTAAATTGGCAAAAAGCGATGGAATCTGCCAGTAAAAAAGATGTAATTGTTAATACTATTTACTGTGGTGATTCAGAAAGTTCTGAAAGTAACCTTTGGGCAAATGCAGCTAATGTCGGTAAAGGCAGTTACTTCAATTTAAACCAAAACGAAAAAGTTGTCACTATCCCTACTCCCTATGATGCTGAAATAGCAGAATTGAATCGACAACTCAATGAGACTTATATTTATTACGGCAATGAAGGAGCTATTTCTTATGAGCGACAAACCCAACAAGATAGTAATGCTTTTGGTAGTTCTGAGTCAACAGGAATAAATCGATCGATCGCAAAAGTAACAGGTAATTATCGTAATTCTGATTGGGATTTAGTGGATGCCATTAAAGATAAAGTAGTAGATTTAAACACTTTAGATAAAAGCACTTTGCCTGAAAATTTGCGTTCTTTAAGTGTTTCGGAAATTAAACAAATAGTTGATGAGATGATGACTAAACGAGAACAAATTAAAGCAAAAATTGCCGAATTATCTCAAAAAAGAACTGAATATATTGCTAAAAATACTCCACAAGATGAAAGTAACAAAACTCTTGATAGTTTAATGATTTCTACCTTATATAAACAATTAGAAGCTAAAGGATTTGAGGTAAAATAA